The Arachis ipaensis cultivar K30076 chromosome B07, Araip1.1, whole genome shotgun sequence genome includes a window with the following:
- the LOC107610010 gene encoding pentatricopeptide repeat-containing protein At4g19191, mitochondrial-like isoform X2 encodes MITYPVAVTVTPFMNRFSNFSILSFWNSNIREAVNGGHAQKALLLFRQMKQTGVTPNGSTFPFVAKACARISCLWNSQMIHAHIAKSCFQSNVFVQTAMVDMYMKCGHLEDAHHVFVGMPTRDIASWNAMLAGFSHRSFVDRFFCLLREMRYSGMHPDSVTVLLLIQSVLELKNPNFVNAVHCFAIRIGVHIDVSVANTLIAVYAKCGDLCSAEIVFDEIGSDVRSVISWNSMIAAYANFEKYDKAVDCYTGMLDCGLLPDISTILNLLSACVQPKALFQDGNETKPHNISCCSPSLCSWRFT; translated from the coding sequence ATGATCACCTATCCTGTTGCTGTTACTGTTACACCATTTATGAATCGTTTCTCGAATTTCTCAATTCTTTCCTTCTGGAACTCCAATATAAGAGAAGCTGTGAATGGAGGCCATGCACAAAAAGCCCTACTTCTTTTCCGCCAAATGAAGCAAACTGGGGTTACACCCAACGGTTCTACCTTTCCTTTTGTTGCAAAAGCCTGTGCCAGAATTTCCTGTCTCTGGAACTCCCAAATGATCCATGCACATATTGCCAAATCCTGCTTTCAGTCCAATGTTTTTGTGCAAACCGCAATGGTTGATATGTACATGAAATGTGGTCATTTGGAAGATGCACACCATGTGTTTGTTGGAATGCCCACTAGGGATATTGCTTCTTGGAATGCAATGCTTGCAGGTTTTTCTCACAGGAGTTTTGTTGACAGGTTTTTCTGTCTACTGCGTGAGATGAGGTATAGTGGGATGCATCCTGATTCGGTCACTGTCTTGCTCTTGATTCAGTCTGTTTTGGAATTGAAAAACCCAAATTTTGTGAATGCAGTGCATTGTTTTGCGATTCGAATTGGAGTTCATATCGATGTTTCTGTGGCTAACACTTTGATTGCTGTGTATGCTAAATGTGGTGACTTGTGCTCAGCAGAGATAGTATTTGATGAAATTGGCAGTGATGTTAGGTCTGTTATCTCATGGAATTCTATGATTGCAGCATATGCGAATTTTGAAAAGTATGACAAGGCTGTTGACTGTTATACAGGGATGCTTGATTGTGGGCTTTTGCCTGATATTAGTACAATCCTCAATTTGCTTTCAGCATGTGTGCAACCCAAAGCACTATTTCAAG